The following coding sequences lie in one Sulfuricurvum sp. genomic window:
- the plsY gene encoding glycerol-3-phosphate 1-O-acyltransferase PlsY, translating to MDFLFNHNVQFYLIAYLLGGIPFGLILAKVFAGVNVKESGSQSIGATNVLRVVKETNPSLAKKLGAATLALDALKGIAVVLAAKYYGMDESVQWLVAVLAVIGHCFSPYLWFEGGKGVATGMGVMMVMLPIPTLIALVVWGVAAKTIRISSLSSMLGLLALVIASFVLYPAMFHAPVLFIAFILFYKHIPNFIRLFQGEEKRVA from the coding sequence ATGGATTTTTTATTTAATCACAATGTTCAGTTTTACCTAATCGCCTACCTGCTCGGAGGTATCCCGTTCGGACTGATTCTCGCAAAAGTGTTTGCCGGAGTCAACGTCAAAGAATCGGGTTCTCAAAGCATCGGTGCAACGAACGTTCTTCGTGTCGTCAAAGAGACCAATCCGTCATTGGCTAAAAAACTCGGTGCCGCAACGCTCGCTCTCGATGCACTCAAAGGAATCGCCGTTGTCCTCGCCGCAAAATATTACGGAATGGATGAGAGTGTCCAATGGCTTGTTGCCGTTCTTGCCGTCATCGGTCACTGTTTCAGCCCTTATTTGTGGTTCGAAGGGGGCAAAGGGGTTGCAACCGGAATGGGAGTCATGATGGTCATGCTTCCGATTCCAACCCTCATCGCTCTTGTCGTATGGGGAGTTGCGGCTAAAACGATCCGTATTTCATCTCTTTCATCGATGCTCGGACTCTTAGCCCTCGTGATAGCGTCTTTCGTCCTTTACCCTGCTATGTTCCATGCGCCGGTACTGTTCATCGCCTTTATTTTATTTTACAAACACATCCCGAATTTCATCCGTCTTTTCCAAGGGGAAGAGAAACGGGTTGCATGA
- a CDS encoding dihydroneopterin aldolase produces MKILIENLTFDTIIGILEHERTTAQKVHIDCIIDYPYSEGHFINYAEVAEMIETTMHKERFELIETALEVLNATLKEHFPLIKELLLTIRKPTILPNCSVGVQHATHY; encoded by the coding sequence ATGAAAATCCTGATCGAGAACCTTACCTTTGACACTATCATCGGGATCCTCGAACATGAGCGCACAACAGCTCAAAAAGTTCACATCGATTGCATAATCGACTACCCTTATTCTGAGGGTCATTTTATCAATTATGCCGAAGTGGCGGAAATGATTGAAACGACAATGCACAAAGAGCGGTTTGAACTTATCGAAACCGCCCTCGAAGTTCTGAACGCGACGCTCAAAGAACACTTTCCTCTGATAAAAGAGCTTTTATTAACCATACGAAAACCGACAATTCTCCCCAATTGCAGTGTTGGCGTACAACACGCAACACACTATTAA
- a CDS encoding OmpA family protein produces the protein MTRNVLSLLTAGLLFIGCAETQTGLSKTQSGALIGGLVGVAAGAATGNHSAKRILIGGAIGAAAGGGIGYYMDKQQEELNKELKGSGVAVQRQGDTINLNMPGGITFDTGKAVIKPNFNPVLDDIANVMIKYPETKIEVQGHTDNVGSDADNLKLSELRAQSVTTALINRGVESTRLSPVGYGESKPIATNDTPAGREANRRVEIKIIPNPAK, from the coding sequence ATGACACGTAACGTCTTATCACTTTTAACAGCAGGACTCTTATTTATCGGATGTGCTGAAACCCAAACCGGTCTTTCTAAAACACAAAGCGGTGCACTTATCGGAGGGCTTGTCGGTGTGGCTGCCGGAGCGGCTACAGGTAATCACAGTGCCAAACGGATCCTCATCGGAGGTGCTATCGGCGCGGCGGCCGGAGGAGGAATCGGGTATTATATGGACAAACAGCAAGAGGAACTTAATAAAGAGCTCAAAGGAAGCGGCGTAGCGGTACAACGTCAAGGCGATACGATCAACCTCAATATGCCGGGCGGCATTACCTTTGATACGGGCAAAGCAGTAATCAAGCCTAACTTTAATCCAGTCTTGGATGATATTGCCAATGTCATGATCAAATATCCTGAAACCAAAATTGAGGTCCAAGGGCATACTGACAATGTCGGAAGCGATGCGGACAATCTTAAACTCTCCGAACTGCGCGCTCAAAGCGTTACAACGGCGCTCATCAACAGAGGGGTAGAAAGCACACGTCTCAGTCCCGTCGGATACGGCGAAAGCAAACCGATAGCGACAAACGATACTCCGGCCGGACGTGAAGCCAACCGTCGCGTCGAAATCAAAATCATCCCGAATCCTGCAAAATAA
- the hsrA gene encoding homeostatic response regulator transcription factor HsrA — translation MRILIIEDEVTLNKTLAEGLKEFGYQSDVVETLKDGEYYLDIRNYDLILMDWMLPDGNSIDIIPDIKTNTPKTVIVVLSARDDNESEIEALRAGADDYIRKPFDFDVLVARVEARLRFGGSNIIEIDDLTINPEEEKIIYKEKEIELKGKPFEVLTHLARHRDQIVSKEQLLDAIWEEPELVTPNVIEVAINQIRQKMDKPLGITTIETVRRRGYRFCFPKEV, via the coding sequence ATGCGCATTCTGATCATTGAAGATGAAGTAACCCTCAACAAAACCCTCGCAGAAGGGCTAAAAGAGTTCGGTTACCAAAGCGATGTCGTCGAGACTTTGAAAGACGGAGAGTACTATCTCGATATCCGTAACTATGACTTGATCTTGATGGATTGGATGCTGCCGGATGGCAATAGCATCGATATAATCCCTGACATTAAAACCAACACCCCTAAAACCGTAATCGTCGTTCTTTCTGCGCGTGATGATAACGAAAGTGAAATTGAAGCGCTTCGCGCCGGTGCTGATGATTACATCCGTAAACCGTTCGATTTTGACGTACTTGTTGCCCGTGTCGAAGCACGTTTGCGTTTCGGCGGCAGCAACATCATCGAGATCGATGATTTGACAATCAATCCTGAAGAGGAAAAAATCATCTATAAAGAAAAAGAGATCGAGCTCAAAGGGAAACCTTTTGAAGTATTGACTCATCTTGCACGTCACCGTGACCAAATCGTTTCAAAAGAGCAATTGCTTGATGCGATTTGGGAAGAGCCTGAACTCGTTACTCCGAATGTTATCGAGGTTGCAATCAACCAAATCCGTCAAAAAATGGATAAACCTCTCGGTATTACAACCATCGAGACGGTACGTCGCCGTGGATACCGCTTTTGTTTTCCAAAAGAAGTATAA
- a CDS encoding HAMP domain-containing sensor histidine kinase, which produces MFSKRSIRRRFLFQLIVASAALVILFSSFLYLFIKQSIYDEKQAELITYAENISAYKSLLSSQQNNADALMGLSVELVTLKSQVEHLDFYETLHKDKTTTLTLVYPFDFEHSSYLKVSRDITPTKRLLAKILNSIFIINAVGFVVIILYAIAFSKMLIAPITALSRRLANMNEHLIRPIKVEQLPDEFEPLGETLNRLMARIQNFVKYQKELFIGAAHELKTPLAVIKLKNQVTLIKKRSPEEYIEAIRITNKSVDEMNKIVANILNIGRQEGAQLEIPVEADIIQILKKWEGDFALLADSENKTLKTHFTPDSFMAVLQVTLLNQILQNFLQNALKFTPEGKIILFQSYLNDVGIVIEVIDEGCGIDESVDLFAPFKRQGNKSGVGLGLFLAKSAAEAIGAQITLTNREDGVDGSCARLVLPSKLCCVLPQRKISKV; this is translated from the coding sequence TTGTTTTCCAAAAGAAGTATAAGACGACGCTTTCTCTTCCAACTCATTGTCGCTTCGGCGGCATTGGTTATCCTGTTTTCCTCTTTTTTATATCTGTTTATCAAACAATCTATTTACGATGAGAAACAAGCCGAATTAATCACGTATGCCGAAAATATTTCTGCCTATAAATCTCTTTTATCCTCTCAGCAAAACAATGCGGACGCACTCATGGGATTAAGTGTCGAACTCGTAACTCTCAAATCGCAAGTAGAACATCTCGATTTTTATGAAACGCTCCATAAAGATAAAACAACAACCTTGACATTGGTCTATCCGTTTGATTTTGAACACTCATCCTATCTCAAAGTAAGCCGGGATATAACGCCGACAAAACGGCTCTTGGCTAAAATTCTCAATTCCATTTTCATAATCAATGCAGTCGGTTTTGTTGTCATTATCCTCTATGCAATCGCCTTTTCAAAAATGCTGATTGCCCCGATTACCGCACTTAGCCGACGTTTAGCCAATATGAACGAGCATCTGATCCGACCGATCAAAGTTGAGCAGCTCCCTGATGAGTTCGAACCTCTGGGCGAAACGCTTAATCGTCTGATGGCACGTATCCAAAACTTTGTGAAATATCAAAAAGAGCTCTTTATCGGTGCGGCTCATGAGCTTAAAACCCCGTTGGCGGTTATCAAACTTAAAAATCAGGTTACCCTGATCAAAAAGCGCTCACCCGAAGAGTATATCGAAGCGATCCGCATTACCAATAAAAGTGTCGATGAGATGAATAAAATTGTCGCCAATATTTTGAATATCGGCCGTCAGGAAGGGGCTCAACTCGAAATTCCCGTCGAAGCCGATATTATTCAGATACTCAAAAAATGGGAAGGAGATTTCGCTTTGCTGGCAGACAGTGAAAACAAAACCCTTAAAACCCATTTTACGCCGGATTCGTTTATGGCAGTTCTTCAAGTAACCCTGCTTAATCAAATCCTCCAAAATTTCTTGCAAAATGCCCTGAAATTTACTCCTGAGGGGAAAATCATCCTCTTTCAAAGTTATCTCAACGATGTCGGAATCGTCATTGAAGTCATTGATGAAGGGTGCGGAATCGATGAAAGCGTGGATCTTTTTGCGCCGTTTAAGCGGCAGGGGAATAAATCAGGGGTTGGGCTCGGCCTCTTTTTAGCTAAAAGTGCCGCTGAAGCCATCGGAGCGCAAATCACCCTGACCAATCGTGAGGACGGAGTTGACGGGTCATGTGCCCGACTTGTCCTCCCTTCGAAACTGTGTTGTGTCCTTCCGCAACGTAAAATCTCAAAGGTTTAA
- a CDS encoding YfhL family 4Fe-4S dicluster ferredoxin, with the protein MPLLIVDECIACDACREECPMDAIEEGDPIYIIDPDRCTECVGTYDEPACIAVCPVDCIIPDKDNVETMQELLYKHKQLQEEEE; encoded by the coding sequence ATGCCATTACTAATAGTCGATGAATGTATTGCATGTGATGCATGCCGTGAAGAGTGCCCGATGGATGCGATTGAAGAGGGCGATCCGATTTATATCATCGATCCTGACCGTTGTACCGAATGTGTAGGAACCTACGATGAGCCTGCTTGTATCGCAGTATGTCCTGTTGATTGTATTATCCCCGATAAGGATAATGTAGAGACTATGCAAGAACTCCTCTATAAGCATAAGCAATTGCAAGAGGAAGAGGAGTAA
- a CDS encoding Ppx/GppA phosphatase family protein → MAKCTAVIDIGSNSMRLAVFQKTSRFAFHILHEVKSSVRISEHAYINNGFLQEEAMDRTAKAIGEFLSIARSFDARKILCVATSALRDAPNASVFLSRIQREHNLSIKVISGEKEAYFGGIACANLLPRMDALTVDVGGGSSEFALLRNGKVETLFSLNIGTVRIKELFFDQNNIPGAIAYIDEALKQLPQFNADTLIGIGGTFRAITRALMKKENYPLRKLHGFSTDDTRFLGFTGQILEAGAKKLRSLYIKPDRFDTIKPGVLILERIIRHTCTTQLVCSGVGVREGVFLSDLLRNSGDMFPANYNPSVRYLLDTYAIHSNHGLQCAHLSKRLFELLASPLNINPIYQYELVIAAKLLSIGVGVRYYAYQRHSHYLAMNALDYALSHSQIVLISHLLLFKKGHSSSSLIAKEGYGSLLPDNATVDALSAILRLSHILMASRVNASSVSVSYEKGIVHVQGDNLYLAREQLKNIILPKNLTVVFD, encoded by the coding sequence ATGGCGAAATGTACCGCCGTTATCGACATAGGAAGCAATTCCATGCGCCTGGCGGTATTTCAAAAGACCAGCCGTTTTGCTTTTCATATTCTTCATGAGGTTAAAAGTTCCGTTCGTATAAGCGAACATGCCTATATTAACAACGGCTTTCTCCAAGAAGAGGCGATGGACCGCACGGCCAAAGCTATTGGTGAATTTTTATCTATCGCCCGTTCTTTTGACGCACGAAAAATTTTATGCGTCGCAACCTCTGCCTTGCGTGATGCTCCCAATGCTTCCGTATTTCTCTCCCGCATACAACGTGAACACAATCTTTCCATCAAAGTAATCTCAGGGGAAAAAGAAGCGTATTTCGGTGGGATCGCCTGTGCGAATCTTCTGCCTCGGATGGATGCCCTCACCGTCGATGTCGGAGGCGGATCGAGTGAGTTTGCTCTGCTTCGAAACGGTAAAGTCGAGACTCTCTTTTCCTTGAATATCGGTACGGTTCGAATAAAAGAGCTCTTCTTTGACCAAAACAATATCCCAGGCGCAATCGCCTATATTGATGAAGCCCTTAAACAGCTCCCTCAATTCAATGCAGACACTCTTATCGGAATCGGCGGAACGTTTCGGGCCATTACCCGTGCATTAATGAAAAAAGAAAATTATCCTTTGAGAAAACTGCATGGATTCAGTACCGATGACACTCGCTTTTTAGGATTTACCGGACAAATTCTAGAGGCAGGGGCCAAGAAACTTCGCTCACTTTATATCAAGCCCGATCGTTTTGATACGATAAAACCCGGCGTATTGATCCTTGAGCGTATAATCCGGCATACGTGTACCACACAACTCGTTTGCAGCGGTGTCGGAGTACGTGAAGGGGTATTTTTGAGCGATTTGCTCCGCAATTCGGGAGACATGTTCCCTGCCAATTACAATCCGAGTGTCCGCTATCTGCTCGATACCTATGCGATCCATAGTAATCACGGTTTACAATGCGCCCATTTATCCAAACGTCTTTTTGAACTCCTTGCATCCCCATTGAATATCAATCCGATCTATCAATATGAACTGGTCATTGCGGCAAAATTGCTCTCTATCGGAGTCGGAGTCCGCTATTATGCGTATCAGCGCCACAGCCACTACTTGGCAATGAATGCATTGGACTATGCATTAAGCCATTCGCAGATTGTCCTAATATCTCATCTTCTGTTGTTTAAAAAAGGGCATTCCTCTTCCTCATTAATAGCAAAAGAGGGGTATGGTTCTCTTTTACCCGATAATGCGACCGTAGATGCCCTCTCAGCCATTCTTCGCCTCTCTCATATCCTCATGGCTAGCCGTGTCAATGCATCGTCTGTAAGCGTTAGTTATGAGAAAGGGATAGTGCATGTTCAGGGAGATAATCTCTATTTAGCCAGAGAACAGCTGAAAAATATCATTCTTCCAAAAAATCTGACGGTTGTGTTTGATTAG
- the bamA gene encoding outer membrane protein assembly factor BamA, producing the protein MKTITLSLIVASALAHASTQNVQSIQYDGMVHISEAVAKRLNEVKIGAPLDAVAVDKTIKNFFDQGYFEDIWAEENDGKVTFHFKEKPIISKIELKGYKENDEEAKKTLLQIEKGALYDEKRLESAKKRIIDALSQDGKIDSVVEIDTTKLDNGSMQVTFIVNEGEEIIIKKVHYAGVVTQDSDEFNSMIANKEHQFMGWMWGRNDGKMKLSELQYDPLRIRDFYMQRGFLDAKVDEPFVQVDFDHYTAQMDYTIFEGDVYRVSDILVFQDTPVIADKDILSVISLEKNKPFNIKTFRDDADRIKTKIADLGYAYVQVLPDLKKDKEGKSVDVVYRIVPGKKVHIRNVVVSGNSRTLDRVVRRELFLAPGDLYSLTNLKDSRNAIGRTGYFESNTIEEKRIDDESMDLIVQTKEAPTGNIQLGGGYGSFGGILMSVAVSDRNIFGSGINVGVNLEKSQRTQNYSFNVSNPRLNDSDFSGNFSVSKTSTKYSSYTINSNGLSIGTGHRFSRYITGYLGYNYSQNSYTDVNNTGITTTTTTIDPRYYANYTKSSASVSATFDNTDDYYIPREGMVVSQSFEKAGLGGDTDFWKSKTSFGIYRGLQKLTDFDLILRYKARFNYVKNSGSQDTDLPIGEKYYMGGIGSVRGYQSYSLSPTQGLDINNKPFKIGGTQTFSNNLEFSFPLVPEAKMRAAAFVDYGMIGDSSLTEIKRGGYGVSLEWFSPVGPLQLVFANPIGNKAGDNVTHFEFTIGQRF; encoded by the coding sequence TTGAAAACAATTACCCTCTCATTGATAGTCGCAAGCGCGTTGGCGCATGCATCTACGCAAAATGTCCAATCGATTCAGTATGACGGCATGGTCCATATATCCGAGGCGGTTGCTAAACGTCTCAATGAAGTCAAAATCGGAGCTCCTTTGGACGCGGTTGCAGTTGACAAGACAATTAAAAACTTCTTCGATCAAGGGTATTTTGAAGATATTTGGGCAGAAGAGAACGACGGAAAAGTGACGTTCCATTTCAAAGAGAAACCGATCATTTCTAAAATCGAGCTCAAAGGGTACAAAGAGAACGATGAAGAGGCTAAAAAGACACTCTTGCAGATCGAGAAGGGGGCTTTATACGATGAAAAACGGCTTGAAAGCGCAAAAAAACGGATTATCGATGCGTTAAGTCAAGACGGAAAAATCGATTCAGTCGTCGAGATTGATACGACTAAACTCGATAACGGGAGTATGCAGGTTACGTTTATTGTCAATGAAGGGGAAGAGATCATTATCAAAAAAGTTCACTATGCGGGAGTCGTTACCCAAGACAGTGATGAATTTAACAGTATGATCGCCAATAAAGAGCACCAATTCATGGGTTGGATGTGGGGACGCAATGACGGTAAAATGAAACTCAGCGAGCTGCAATACGATCCGTTGCGTATCCGCGATTTTTACATGCAGCGCGGATTTTTGGATGCGAAAGTGGACGAACCGTTTGTTCAGGTCGATTTTGACCACTATACGGCCCAAATGGATTACACCATTTTCGAAGGGGATGTTTACCGTGTCAGCGATATTCTTGTTTTTCAAGACACTCCGGTGATTGCGGATAAAGATATATTGAGCGTTATCAGTCTCGAAAAAAACAAGCCGTTTAACATTAAAACATTCCGAGACGATGCGGATCGGATTAAAACCAAAATCGCCGATTTGGGATATGCATATGTGCAGGTATTGCCTGATTTGAAAAAAGACAAAGAGGGTAAAAGCGTTGATGTCGTCTATCGCATCGTTCCGGGTAAAAAAGTTCATATCCGTAATGTGGTTGTTTCAGGAAATAGCCGTACATTAGACCGTGTAGTACGCCGTGAACTTTTCTTGGCACCGGGCGATTTGTATAGCCTTACCAATCTCAAAGATTCCCGTAATGCGATCGGGCGAACCGGATATTTCGAGAGCAATACGATTGAAGAGAAGCGGATTGACGATGAGTCGATGGATTTGATCGTTCAGACCAAAGAGGCACCGACCGGAAATATCCAGTTGGGTGGAGGATACGGAAGCTTCGGCGGTATCTTGATGAGTGTTGCGGTGAGTGACCGTAATATTTTCGGTTCGGGGATCAACGTCGGGGTAAACCTTGAAAAATCTCAACGGACACAAAACTATTCATTTAATGTTTCAAATCCCCGTCTAAACGACAGCGATTTCAGCGGTAATTTCTCGGTTAGTAAAACATCAACCAAATACAGCAGTTATACGATCAATTCCAATGGACTCAGTATCGGTACAGGACATCGCTTTAGTCGATATATAACCGGATATTTAGGGTACAACTACTCCCAAAACAGCTATACCGATGTCAATAATACGGGGATCACTACGACTACAACAACAATAGATCCCCGTTATTATGCGAACTATACCAAAAGTTCAGCCTCGGTTTCGGCTACGTTTGATAACACTGACGATTACTATATTCCGCGCGAAGGGATGGTGGTCTCTCAGAGTTTTGAAAAAGCGGGATTGGGTGGAGATACCGATTTTTGGAAAAGTAAAACCAGTTTCGGTATATACCGAGGGCTTCAAAAATTGACCGATTTTGACTTGATTTTACGCTACAAAGCCCGCTTTAATTATGTGAAAAACAGCGGAAGCCAAGATACAGATTTGCCAATCGGAGAAAAATATTATATGGGGGGGATCGGTTCGGTTCGCGGATATCAAAGCTATTCCCTTTCTCCGACACAAGGGTTGGATATCAATAATAAACCGTTTAAAATCGGCGGAACCCAAACGTTCTCGAATAATCTTGAATTCAGTTTCCCACTTGTTCCTGAGGCGAAGATGCGGGCAGCCGCTTTTGTCGATTACGGGATGATCGGAGACAGCAGCCTAACTGAAATCAAACGGGGAGGTTATGGGGTGTCTTTAGAGTGGTTTAGCCCAGTAGGACCGTTACAGCTCGTATTCGCCAATCCAATCGGGAATAAAGCGGGTGATAACGTCACCCACTTTGAATTTACCATCGGACAACGATTCTAA
- a CDS encoding prephenate dehydrogenase — MRIGIVGLGLMGGSMALALKHISFVTSIVGSDHNEEHQRIALARGLVQAIVPFSKLKEECDVIFLAVPVNGVITLLNECTDLEGSDKTLIDLGSTKAPIVDAVPPCIRENFIPAHPMTGTEQFGPNAALEGLYADKVVVLCDLEHSGAAQRDIALRIFRSIGMQVHTMGAAQHDRHAAFISHMPHVISYALANTVLAQEEKENILTLAAGGFRSMSRLAKSSPAMWEDIFRQNRDNVLEAVELFERELHTLKTALKNEDYTELRKEMKGANKLYEIFS, encoded by the coding sequence ATGCGAATAGGGATAGTCGGGTTGGGATTGATGGGGGGATCGATGGCTTTGGCCCTCAAGCATATCTCTTTTGTCACCTCAATTGTCGGAAGCGACCACAATGAAGAGCACCAGCGCATTGCGTTGGCGCGCGGATTAGTGCAGGCTATCGTCCCATTTTCCAAACTCAAAGAAGAGTGCGATGTTATCTTCCTAGCTGTTCCGGTCAACGGCGTTATCACACTCTTGAATGAGTGTACCGATCTTGAGGGAAGCGATAAAACGCTGATCGATTTGGGAAGTACCAAGGCCCCTATCGTCGATGCGGTTCCCCCTTGCATACGTGAAAACTTTATTCCGGCACATCCGATGACGGGAACTGAGCAATTCGGTCCCAATGCTGCTCTCGAAGGGCTCTATGCCGATAAAGTTGTCGTATTGTGTGACCTCGAACACAGCGGCGCCGCTCAACGCGACATCGCATTGCGTATTTTCCGCTCTATCGGGATGCAGGTGCATACTATGGGTGCGGCGCAGCACGATCGACATGCGGCATTTATCAGCCATATGCCCCACGTCATCTCTTATGCACTTGCCAACACCGTGTTAGCCCAAGAGGAAAAAGAGAATATCCTAACCCTCGCTGCCGGGGGATTCCGTTCCATGAGCCGTTTGGCAAAAAGTTCACCTGCAATGTGGGAAGATATTTTCCGTCAAAACCGTGACAATGTCCTGGAAGCGGTCGAGTTATTCGAAAGAGAGCTGCACACCCTCAAAACTGCCCTTAAAAATGAAGACTATACCGAGTTGCGCAAAGAGATGAAGGGGGCGAATAAGCTCTACGAAATCTTTTCGTGA
- a CDS encoding DUF58 domain-containing protein has protein sequence MKNTRHILLKARRQIIGDRIGNNPSMFRGEGYDFIELREYVSGDDTRHIDWNITAKMQRPFVKVFREERELSVVTVAMLGGSLHFGHEQFKIESLAEAVALIGYSALANGDLFTHINFSETLRDEVRASKKRFAVAQSVETILGSELLHHHADYNVMATTLYRRLKRRSLIVVLGDFFEIPDLRLLAKKHEVVAIVVRDRFEEKPEPMGFSALIDPESGAVLEGDFNARSVRKYHERVREHDAALFDRLRRDGIRATKLYTDGSASVTLRRLFEGRV, from the coding sequence ATGAAAAATACTCGCCACATTCTCCTCAAAGCCCGACGCCAGATTATCGGCGATCGTATCGGTAACAACCCTTCCATGTTCCGTGGCGAAGGGTATGACTTTATCGAACTGCGCGAATATGTCAGCGGAGACGATACCCGTCATATCGACTGGAATATCACCGCAAAGATGCAGCGTCCGTTTGTGAAAGTATTCAGAGAAGAGCGGGAACTATCTGTCGTTACAGTTGCAATGCTGGGGGGAAGCCTCCATTTCGGGCACGAGCAGTTCAAGATCGAATCCCTTGCGGAAGCGGTAGCGTTGATCGGCTATTCGGCACTCGCCAACGGAGATTTGTTTACCCATATCAATTTTTCCGAAACGCTGCGGGATGAGGTGCGGGCGAGCAAAAAGCGCTTCGCCGTCGCGCAAAGCGTTGAAACGATTTTAGGCTCGGAACTGCTCCACCATCATGCCGATTACAATGTTATGGCAACGACCCTTTATCGACGGCTGAAACGGCGTTCCCTGATCGTCGTGCTCGGCGATTTTTTCGAGATTCCCGATTTGCGGCTGTTGGCGAAAAAACATGAAGTTGTCGCCATCGTGGTGAGAGATCGTTTTGAAGAGAAACCGGAACCGATGGGGTTTAGCGCATTGATCGACCCGGAAAGCGGAGCGGTCTTGGAGGGGGATTTCAATGCCCGGAGCGTTCGTAAATATCATGAGCGGGTCCGCGAACACGATGCCGCGTTATTCGATCGTCTACGACGTGATGGGATCAGAGCGACCAAACTGTACACGGACGGATCGGCTTCGGTAACCCTTCGCCGTTTATTTGAGGGAAGAGTATGA
- a CDS encoding MoxR family ATPase — translation MTDIINQIRSEMAKVVVGQEKMIDGLLIGLLCDGHILIEGIPGLAKTTTVKALSSALGLGFKRVQFTPDLLPSDILGAEVYDPKNNAFKIKKGPIFTNLLLADEINRAPAKVQSALLEVMQERQVTLGDESFKLSPPFLVMATQNPIENEGVYPLPEAQLDRFMLKITVGYNSAEEELFIARRVASSTAEAINAVIDLDTLTILKEKVKTIHIDEEVERYMITLVSATREPEKFGLGSIKRYLQFGASPRVSIDMFKAVRAVAFLRGKTFVTPGDIASIIKELMRHRIVLSYEAEAEGIAIDDLIEQIIKAVPIP, via the coding sequence ATGACAGATATTATTAATCAAATACGCTCCGAAATGGCCAAAGTCGTTGTCGGTCAGGAAAAGATGATTGACGGATTGTTGATCGGATTATTGTGTGACGGACATATCCTCATCGAGGGGATTCCGGGACTGGCAAAAACGACGACGGTCAAAGCACTCTCTTCGGCTTTGGGACTCGGATTTAAGCGGGTACAGTTTACCCCTGATTTGCTGCCGAGCGATATTTTGGGGGCTGAGGTGTATGATCCGAAAAACAATGCGTTCAAAATTAAAAAAGGGCCTATTTTTACGAACCTCCTCCTCGCCGATGAGATCAACCGTGCCCCCGCGAAAGTACAGTCCGCACTGCTCGAAGTGATGCAGGAACGTCAGGTGACGCTTGGGGATGAGAGTTTCAAGCTCTCCCCTCCGTTTCTCGTTATGGCGACGCAGAATCCGATCGAAAACGAGGGGGTTTATCCCCTCCCTGAAGCGCAGCTGGATCGTTTTATGCTCAAAATTACGGTCGGTTACAACAGTGCCGAAGAGGAACTCTTTATTGCCCGCCGTGTTGCCTCATCGACTGCGGAAGCGATTAATGCCGTCATTGATTTGGATACGCTCACTATCCTCAAGGAGAAGGTCAAAACGATCCATATCGATGAAGAGGTGGAACGCTATATGATTACGCTCGTCAGCGCAACGCGTGAACCGGAAAAATTCGGACTCGGATCAATCAAACGCTATCTGCAGTTCGGTGCCAGCCCACGTGTCAGTATCGATATGTTCAAAGCGGTACGTGCCGTAGCCTTTTTGCGGGGGAAAACATTCGTTACACCGGGTGATATCGCCTCGATCATTAAAGAGCTGATGCGTCACCGTATCGTACTGAGCTACGAAGCGGAAGCGGAGGGGATTGCAATCGACGATTTGATCGAGCAGATCATCAAAGCGGTACCGATACCTTAA